The following DNA comes from Caldilineales bacterium.
CGGCGGGCGCAAGCATTGACCCAGGTGTAAACAGAGCAGGAAGTGAACAGTTTTTGGTCTGGCAAGCGAGCAGAAAGGTGGGATAGGCTAGGGCCATCGAGGAAAGCAATCCTCGGCCCACAGCCGTTCACCATTCAGGAGACGACGTCCATGTTCAGCCGGCCAATCCCGCTCAGCTTTCGCCACTCACTTCAGACCATCCTCCTCGCCTTTCGCATCTGGCGGGCACAGATGAAGCTGGGCCTGCCGGTCTCTGAGCTTGACTATCTCGGTCTGCTCTAACGGAGGCAACCATGTCTGCACGCCTGTTCTTCTTCTGCCCCATCTGCTTTGCCGCCAGCCGCCACGAAGACCTCTGCCACGAGCACGAGATGGTCGCCATCCTCTTGCAGCCGGCCGACGACCTTCAGCGCCGGCCGCTCAGCGACGACGAGGGCCATCTGCTCTCCCACGCCCCGCGCTGGTTCCTGGAAGCGACGCGCCCTACCGTTCGTCTTGCCGCCGGCTGAGTAAATCGGAGGGCAGGACCCAGTGATCCTCGCCATCACGCTGGCCTTTGCGGCCCGCTCGGCGCTGGTTGGCAAGGGGCGCGAGTGACGGGCATCGGAGACGGGGTTACTGCATGGGCGGGCGGGGGTGCTACAATGCCTTCGCTCGTCAGGACGAAAGGCAAAGGTCAGGACGGGTTGCTTATCCCCCCACCCCATTTCCCCAGGAGATTGCAAACATGGCAGTTCGACATGCCGAGGCCATCTGGCACGGCACGCTCAAAGAAGGCGCTGGTACGATGAAAGTGGCCAGTGGCTATTTCGATGTCCCGTTCACCTTCGGCTCGCGCTTCGAAGAGGACAAAGGCACCAACCCCGAAGAACTCATCGGCGCCGCCCATGCCGGTTGCTTTTCGATGTTCCTCTCGTCGCTGCTCACCAACGCCGGCTATCCCCCCACCCGTGTGCACACCACCGCCACCGTCCATCTGCGTCAGGGGCCGACCATCACCCTTATCGAGCTAAAGACCGAGGTTTCGGCGCCAGGTCTGGAGGATGCCAGGTTGCAGGAACTGGCGATCGAGGCCAAGTCGAAATGCCCCGTCTCCAAGGCGCTGGCCGGCGGGCCTGAGATTCAGCTTACCGCACAACTGGTCTGAGCGCTTTCAATCCAGAAGCGAGGGGCGACCCGCCAGGGTCGCCCCTCGTTTTTTGCCTCATCCCACCGCAAAGACGGAACACTGGCGGCGCTGGCGGATGTCCAGCACCTCGATGTCGCTCGCTGCCAATGCCTGCCGCAGGGCCTCGGCGTTGGCGCCTTCCTCCTTCACCAGCAGGCGCTTGTGCAGGCCGTCGGCTTCGTTGACGGTGACGAGTGTGATCACCCGGCCGCCGTGCTCGTTCACCAGCCGGGCGGTTTCGGCCACCACCCCGGTCTGGCGTTCGGCCCGCAGTTCGAAGCGCAATCCCGGCACATCGCCGCCGCTGAGCATGGAGACAAAGGTGCGGAAGATGTCGCTCTCGGTGACAATGCCCACCAGCTGGTCTCCCTCCATCACCGGCATGGCGCCGAATTTCTTCTCGTTCATCACCCGGGCCACCTCTTCCAGCGGGCAATCGGGGGCGATGACGTAGACCGGGTGGGTCATGAAATCACGGGCCTGAAGCTTGTCGAGCAGGGCGTTGACCTCCCATCGGCTGAGGGTGGTGGCGGGCGAGGGCAGATTGGCCATCAGGTCGTGGTCCGAGATGATGCCCACCAGACGGCCGTTGTCCATCACCGGCGCCCGGCGGATCCTGTGCTCGCGGAAGATTTTGTCGATTTCGGGCAGGGTCATCTGGGGTGAAATCGTGATTGGGTGCGGGGTCATGGCATCGCGGACCAACATGGCAGCCTCCTGAGGGGATAATGTGTGGCAGAAACGGCAATTGTGATGATGATGCCAATGATACCGCCTGGCTGGCGAGATCGACAACTGCGCCAAAGCGCCTGGCTGCATCCGCCTGGCTGCCGGTTCAGTTGGCGCAAGACCCGGCGCGGTACACCGTGACCGTCCGCTCGAAGTCGTTGGCCACATAAAGCCGTCCATTCAGCAGGGCCAGACCCTGCCCGCCGTGCTCGACCGTCTGCAGACCCACCGACATCTGGCCCAGGAAGGCGCCGGTGGCGAGGTCGAGGACGTAGAGCACGCTTCGGGCGGCGTCCACGGCGTAGAGTTGATCGGTGGCGGTGTTCACGGTTAGGGCATAGGGCGCGCCGGGGGCGACGAAGGTGGCCGTCACCTTGCCCAGGTTGGTATCGACGACATAGATGCGCCCCAGCCCGGGATGGCTGACATAGAGCAGCCCTGTGCGGCCATCGGCGGCCATGTAGGTGGCGCCGGCCGGCACGCCCGCCATCTGGGTGACGATGGCCCCGCCCGCCGAGATCGAGACCAGACCGGTGGCGCCTTCCTGCCGCGTGACCCAAATGCGGCCGTTGTACGACAGCACCAGCGACGGCCGGCCGCTGAGGGCGACCGTGTTGGTGCGAGCGCCGCTGATGGGGTCGTGGATGGTGACGGTGTCGGAGTCGAAATTGGCGACATAAAGCCGGTTGTCGGCGCCGACCGCCAATCCCCACGGCATCGCCCCCACGTTGAAACGGGTCAGGAGCCGGTCGTCGCTGAGATCGAAGATGGAGACGGAGTTATCATTGCGGTGGCTGACATAATAGCGATTGTTCCAGACGGCCAGGCCGTTGGGCAGCACGCCGCCGCTGGTGTGCGAGCCCAGCACGTCTTGCGTCTGGTCGTCCACCACCGCCACGGCGCTGATGTCGTACAACCCGACCAACACCCGATTGCCGGTGGCGATCAGGGCCTTGGGCGCACCCGATAGCGGCAGAACGCTCTCCAGGCTGGGCATACACACCTCGCCGCCGGGCGTGGCCGTGGGCCGGGGTGTGGGCGTGGCCGTGGGCTGGGGCGTGGGTGTGAAGGTGGGGGTGGGTGTGGGGGTGCGGGTGGGGGTGGGTGTGGCGGTGGCCGTGGCGGTAGCCGGGGGCTTTTCCTTGTCGAACCGCAACACCGGCAAGAAATGCTGGAAGTCGCGCGTGGCTGCCAGGTCGTAGAGGAAGCTGCCGGCAGCATCGACGCTATGCGGACGTGTGACCATGACGTAGAAGACGCCGCCGGTCGGGGCCTGCCAGTCGATCACCGACCAGGGCGCGCCCGGCCCGGCGTTGTCGCTCCGTCGCAACTCGCGGCCGTCGGCATCGTAGAGGACGAGCAGGGTGTCGCCGCCCGGTGACAATCCCTCGGTGGCGAAGCGGTAGTGCACCCCGGCCTCGGCCACGAAGCTGAACCAGTCCTGGTCGTTGGCCGGATAGTAGCTGCGCTCGACCAGCCGGCCGGGGATGGTGAGGGTGTTCGCCTGCTGCCGGATATCGTTCGGCTCGCCGGCGTCGGGGCCGATGATCTGGATCAGCAGCTGCGGGCTGATGTTGTTGGCCGGGTTGCCATCCTGCCAGCTGGCGCTGGCTTCGGCGCTGACAGCGAAGGCCCCTAGCGCCGCGCCTTCGGCCAGCACACCGGTGATCTTCAGTTCCACGCTGGCGCCGGCCTTGATCTCGCCCAGGCCGAAGCGAGAGGGGGGGCCTGGCTCAATCGTCACCGGCCCGCTTTCGCTGCTGGCTGTCAGGTCGCTGAGCGGCGGCAACGAGACCGCAACGCTGACATCCGGCGCTGGCATCTGGCCCAGGTTGCGAACCCGATAGCGCAGGGCCAGGAGGTCGCCCGGCGCCAACGGCTGCGCCGGCCCGGCCACCGGCTCGATGGCCAGGTCGGTGGCGGCCAGGCCCAGGTTCAGGGCGGGGTCGCCCAGCAGGACGAAGGTGTCGAGCAAATCCTGGAAGATGCCCAGCGCATCGCCGGTGTAGAGTTCCAGTTTCCCGGCCTCGACCAGCGCCCCCAGGTTGGTCTGCCCGTGTTGGAACAGGGCGCTATAGAAGCCCCGGTGCATGAAGTCATGGCCGTGGGCCACACCCAGCCCGGTGGCCGCCCAAACCGCCACCGCCCCGCCCGACGGGTTGCGCAGGAGGGTTTCAGCTTGGGAATCGCCGCCGATCTCGTGGAAGCGGCCATCGAGACAGGTCATGGAAAGGTGGACGGGCAGGCGGGGGCCATTGGCCAGGTTGCTGGAGTCCTCGACCCGAAAGACGAATTCTGAGGCCCAGTGCTGCACCTGCCCGTGGCCAGTGTAGTTGCTGAGGAAGAGGCCGCTGTTGAAGGCGCTGATGATGTCGGAGCGAGCGGCGATGGACGAGGTGTGCGTGACACCCAGGTAGATTTTCTGCTTCTCATCGGCATACGCCCCGGCGGGCAACAAATGGTCGGCCACCTGGTCCGACAGGGCGGCAAAGTCGCCGGCCGTGTCGGCGTTGTCGGCCACGAACAACACCCGGTTCTTCCAGTCGCCCGGCCAGGGCTGTGTTTCATACTGCACCGTCTTGTTGACCATGGTCGTTACTTCGGCGGGGCTGTTGGCCGGAAAACGACCGATGTAGAGATCGGGGAGGGCGTCTGCGCCCGCGACCGTGACCAGGCGGTTGTCGGTGGCCGTTTCTTTCAGGAAAGGGTCCACCAGGGCCAGCAAGGGCGGGATGTAGTTCTTCTTGTCGCTGCCTTTGTAGTTGAGGGGGTCGTAGGTGCCATCGCCCACTAACAGCACATAGGCTGGGGCCGGCGCCTGCCAGTTGTGGAAGGCATAATCGAGGAAGGAGCGGATGGCCTCGGGCGTGGCTTCGCCGTCACTGAATTCGTCGTAGATGTCCTGTACGTCGATGATCAGCACGCGCAGGCCCTGGCTCTGGCGATAGGCGCCCAACGGGGCGATGGCGTTCAAGAAGTCGGCGTGGCTGATGATCAGGTAGTCGGCCTGGTTGTCGGGCGAGCGATAGGTGGTGGCCGCGTCGCCGCTGATCGCGGCCGGGCGCAGCCGGCGGGCCGGGGTCTGGGTCAGGAAACGGGTCGCAGCCGGGCTATCATCGCTGAAGCTGAACACACCCCCGGCCAGGACGCCGCCTTCCAGCCGGATGGGCCGGGTCGGGTCGCTGAGGTCATAGGCCTCCACCGGTTCGCCGGCAAAGCTGCCCACCTGGAACAAGTCCCGTCCGCCCTGGTCGCGGCTGAAGATCAGGCGGTCGTCGAGCGCCTGCAACTGGCGCGGGTAGGTCAGGCGGAAGAAATTGACGTAGCCGACGTCGGTGCTGGCGCCGGTGTCGTCGGGTGCGAAGACCTTGATGACATTGTCTCCCTCATGCAGCCACTCGCTGGGGAAGCTCATCGTCTCATCCATCATCTCCTGACCGTCCCAGGCGTCGCTGCCTACCTGTTGGTCGTTGACATAAAAAACGAGACGGTGGTCGGGGTCGATGCCAAACCAGGTTGTGAACCCGCGGGCCGTGACGCGCAAGGTTGCCGTCAGGCCGGGCAGGGGGGCAGTGATGGGGACGGTGTAGGTCAGTGTGTCGATGGGGTTGCGCCCGCCCACCTGGTATCGATCCCAATACCAGCGGTCGGCCTCGCCCGAAGGCGGCACCGAACTGAGATAGGTGGTGTTGCGCTCGATGTGGTCGGTCTGAACATAGCCCGAAACCAGGTCGCCCCCGCGTTGCGGCTCGACATTGCGACCGCTCATGCGCAGACCCTCGCCCGCTCCCCACGAAAGCCAGTAGACCCTTTCGCGCGTATAGCGACTGGTGGAACCCTGGCCGAAGAACAAAATCACATCGCCGGGGTCGAAGCGCCCGTCGGCTTCGCCTTCGACGACGATGGCGCGTTCGACGCCCTGGCTTTCCAGGCGGAAGGTGCGGGGGACGATCTTGGACAGATTGGCGCCCGTGGCGGCGATGTCGTTATAGGTGATGGCATAGATCCCTTCGCGATCGGTATGGATGCGCAGCCGGGTGGGGGGCAGGCCGCCGCCAGAAACAGGCGCTGCGGGTGCAGCCAGCGCCGCGGGCGACAGCGAGGCCGCGGGCTGGCGCCAGACGCGGGCCTGCTCGTAGTTGATCAGCGACTGCCGGAACAGCGGCTCGAAGTAGGGATCCGGGCGGGCAGGGGAGGGCGACGGGGTGCGGGAGAAAGTGACCTCGACCCGCAGCCGCTGGTGGAGGCGCAATTCGCGGTTGGCCCGGTACTCGAAGGGTTGGAAGGTCAGGCGCACCAGGCGCTGGTCGCGCAGGAAGCCGGGTTCGGCGAGCACCACTGGCGCATAATCGGCGGTGGTGGTGGCGGTGGCGGGATAGACCTGTTCTGTGCCGATGTAAGTCGGTTCTGCCGACGCCGCCTCGTCCTCAGCGGCGCTTTCTGGCTGCTCGAAGGGGATCGGCTCCAGCCACACCGCCGCTTTGGCCGTCTGCACCCTGTCCTCTATCAGCCGCAGACTGACCTCGGCATCGACCGGGATGCCGATCAGCACCGATTGGGCGGGCAGGCGGGCCTGGCCGGGCGCACCGGTGAAACCGTAGGTGGGGTCGGCTACGGTCAGGCGCTGGGCGCCGGGAACAGTCGGGCTGGGCGAAAGCGTGAAGGCGGGCGCTTCCAGGGTCAGCGTCAGTCCGTTCGGGCGGGTGTCGGTCAGGTGGACGCCGGGCGAGGGCGCGGACTGCGTGGCCTCGCGGCCCAGGAGCAGAAGCCCGGCGAGAGCGACCAACACAAAAAAAAGGGGCCGCACCAGGCGCCCGGAAAAGAGTCGGAACCAGCGTAGGGCTGGCGTCGTCGAAATCATCTTGGTAGCTACCGAAAGGGCGGCGTTGCTTGGCCCAGCACGGGCCGGCGTTTATAATGCCGCACTACAGCTTACTTTAGCATGATCAAGCCGGATGTCCAGTCGTTTCGGCGAACAGTTGGCTTACGATTGCATTCTGACGATCCTGACGCCGGCAGACCGCCCGGCGATACGCTTCCAGCCCCGGCAAAGCGTGGTTCATGCCCCGCCTCTGCCGGCGCCCCACCTCCGTTCGCTTCCCCAAACCCCCGTCAGCCCGCGCAAGCAGCCGGGCTGTGTTCAGAAATAGCCGCTCGAATCGGCGCGCACGACCTTTTCTCGATAGTTTTCGATGTAGTTCAGCAAATCGTTCTTCAGGTTCGCCCACTTGCGCTGGCGCGTCGCTTTTTGCAGGGCGGCTTCATCCGCCACATCGAGGATGACCATGATCTGCGGGACGCGGCCGTAGGTGGTGAAAAAGACATCGCTCGGAGGCAGGCCCAGTTCGACCAGGCCGGGCGCCAGGCGATCGTTGATGAACTCTGAGTATTCTTGTTCGCGTCCGGGCCGAATGTCCCAGGTCATGATCATCTTCAGACGTGTCACAAGGCTGCGCTCCTTCGCCGGGGCAGAAATAAAGGATCGACAGCATAGCAGATGGGCGGGCGGGACGCAAGGCCGGGGCGAGGGCCGCGTGTTGCCTGTAGCGTGCGGCGTGTCTGCTTGCTGGCGAGGGTGGCGGCCAGGAATCATGCTGGTCTGCCTGGCGGCGCTGTGGTTCTTCCTCGCCCCCGTCGCCCAGGCCCAGGAAGGCTATCCTGGCGGCTACACCCTCATGCCGCTCGAGCCGGGGCCGGTGCAGTTGCTGTCGCTGATGGTCGATGCCAGCATCCGCGATGACGGCGCCCAAGCCGTGGTCGATGTACAGGTGGTGTATCGACTACACAACACCGATAAAAACCAGCCCCGCCCGCTGCGGGTCGCCTTCCCTGGCTACGCGGTCGAGGGGCCGCCGCCGGAGTCGTTTTCGTTGCAGGCCGCCGGCCGCGACATCGCCCTGCGCCAGGGCCAGCAACAATGGTGGGTGGCAGAAGTCACCCTGGCGGCGGACGAACGGCTGAATCTGAACCTGACCTACAGCACACCCCTGGGCGCAGGGCCGTTCGTCCGTTTTCGCTATCCGCTCGACCTCACCGCCCGGCTATGGCCCGGCCGCCTGGAGAGCGCCCGCTTCACCCTCGGCTTTACCCAGCCTCCGAACCCGCAATCGTGGCTGCAACTGACGCCGGAAACCTACAAACAGACGGCGGAATCGATCACCTGGTCGTATGACACGGTCGATCCCGATGCCCCCATCGATTACTGGCTAATGCGGCCGGCGATCTGGGAGCAACTGCGGGCCGCCCGGCAGGCGGCGGTGGCCTCTGCTTCGGCGGCGGCTCAGTTCGATCTGGGGGCCGTGTACACCCAGCTGGCCACCGGCGCCGGTGAGGTGGCCGTCTTCGACCGCTACTTCCCGCTGGCCGTGGCGGCCTATCATCGCGCCCAGGAACTGGCGCCGGCTGAACCCGCCGCCTACCTGGCCCTGGCCGAGCTGTATCGTCTGCGCGCTGCTCGCTCCGACCCGCCCGACCCCACCTTCGGCGCCCTCGCCACCGCTCAATTGGCCGCCGCGCTGGAGAACGGCGTCCAAGACCCGTCGCTGGCGGGGCAAGTGGCGGCGGAGTATGCCGATCTCATCGCCTCGGCCCGGCAGCGGGGCGACTTCGCCGCCGCCGGCGCCTATCTGTCCCGGCTGGAGGCGCTGGCGAGCCGCAGTCAGGCGCCGCTAGAGACCGAGGCCATCGCCGCCGAAAGACGGCGGCTGGGCATCGAGTGGGCGGCGACGACGTTGCGCCAGCAAGGCCCCGCTGCTGCCCGCGCCGCACTGGCGCAGGCGCTGGGCGCCGATGCCGCCACGGCCCTGGCCCTGCCCTTTGCCCGCCTCCAATCGCTCCAGGCTGCTGTCAGCACCCAGCCTGGGCGCAGACAGATCGAACTGACGCTCAGCCCGCGCGGGGCCGAGGGCGAGGCGCTGGTGCAACGGCTGTACGAGGGGCTGGCCCGTAGCAAGGCCGCCACCGTAGCTCTGATTGGCGCCCAACCTCCCGTCATCCAGATCGACATCCCGTTTGTGGATGGCGCCGATCTGCGCCAGCGCCAGCAAACCCTGGCCGCGTCCATCGACCCGGCCGATGTCGAGTGGTCGGGGCTGTTGGCACTCTTGCAGCCGCACGCATTGGACTGGACGCACCGCGATGAGCGCTGGCGGACGCGGGATATCTACGCCGAAACCATCAGCCTGGCAAATGCAGGCGAGCAGATCGAGGCGCAGGCCATCAACCTGGAACAAGCGGCGGCGAGTGTCGATCCCTCGCACCCTCTGGCGCCGGTGCTGCCCGATCTCCTGGCTGCCGAAGCGGCGATCTGGCGGCAGCTGGCGCATAACCAGCACGCCCGCTTCACCCTGACGCTGTTCCCACGCCCCGGCGCCGCCCTGGAGCGGACATGGGCCGTCTCCTCCGCCGCGGCGGTGACGATGGCAGGTCAGGCGGCGCAGTATCGGCCCGAACGCTTTGTCTGGGCTGCAGCGGCGGTGTGGGCGGCGGCGCTGGCGCTGACCGCGGCGGCGTGGTGGGGGATGAGGGGTGAGATGTGAGGGGGGGCGTGTTCCGTGTTCCGGGAAAGCGTCGATGTCTTCTCACGTTTCACGTTTTCACGTTTCACGCTTCACGCTTCACGACCGTCCGGCGGCCAGGGTTGGCCGAGGAAGGCGACGAGGAGCTGGACGGCGTGCTCGATATCGGCCTCCGCCACCATCTCGGAGTGGGTGTGGAGATAGCGGCAGGGGATGAGCACCCCGCCCGCGATCACGCCCCCGCGCACCGTCTGGATAGCGGCGGCGTCGGTGTAGCCGTGGGGGAAGACTTCGAGCTGGTAGGGGATGTCGTGTTGGCGGGCCGTCTGCACCAGAGCCTCGCGCAGCCGCGGGTGGGCGATCATGCCGCTGTCTGCCACTTTGATGGCCGGGCCGCCGCCCAGCCTGGCGGCCAGACGGGTGGCGGGCCGGGGCGTGTCCCCGGTGGCCGTCAGGTCGATGGCCAGGCCGATGTCCGGCTCCAGCTCGAAAGCCGCCACGCCCGCGCCCCTCGTCCCGAATTCCTCTTGCACGGTGAAGGTGAAGGTGAGGTCGTGGGGCGATGACTTCAGGCGGCGCAGAACCTCGACCAGCACGGCACAGCCCACGCGGTCATCCAGCCCCCCGCCGACGATGCGGCTGCCCATCTCGTCATAGGGCCGCACGAAGGCCGCCACCTCGCCCACACCGCACTCGGCTTCGCCGACGTCGATATACCAGCGCCCGATCTCGGGCAGCTCGCCGTCCATCAACTCCGCCCTGATGCCGCCATCATGGCTGACCACGCCCAGGGCGCCGTTGGCAAAGCGCACGCGCCCGCCCAAGAGGATTTTGGGCGTGACATAGCCCACAGCCGCAAAGCGCAGCAGGCCGTTTTCTTCGCGATGGGTGACGATCAGCCCGATCTCGTCCATGTGCGCGGCCAGCATGATGCGCCTGCCGCTGCCATCGCCGCGTTTGCGCACGTACAAGTTGCCCATCGTATCGGTTTTGACCTCGTCGGCCCAGGGCCGGGCATGGCGGAGGATGATCGCTCGCACCTCGTCCTCGAAGCCGGAGGGGCCATAGGCGGCGACCAGTTCCCGGATCAGATCCTTCACGTGATGGTTTCCTTTTGGTCGAAAAGCCCGTCGATGCCGGGCAAGGCGGCGCGTAGCAGCGCCAGGCCGTTGTGCAAGTCGCTCAACTCGGCCACCGCCGCCGGCCCGTGGATGTAGCGGCAGGGCGTGGAGACGATGGCGATGGGGACGGGGCGATGGCGCCCATAGCCGGCCGCATCGGTGCCCCCCACCGCCGGCTGTTTGAATTGATAGGGGAGGCCGTGGTCGGCGGCGGTGCGGATCAGATGCTGCAAAAGCCGCGGGTGGGCGATGGCCGAACGGTCGCGTTGGGTTAGGGCCGGGCCGTGGCCCAGACGGGTGGTCGGCGGCGGGCGGTCGGCGTTCAGGGGGCCGGGCAGGTCGTCGCAGACGGTGCCCTCCAGCACCAGCACCACATCCGGGGCCAGATGGTGCCCGGCGCCGTAAGCCCCGCGCAGCCCGATCTCCTCCTGCACGGTGAAGATGCCAAAGAAATCGAACGGCTGCCGTTCTGCCGCCAGCAGCCCGATCAGGGTGAGACAGCCCAGGCGGTCGTCGAAGGCCTTGCCTTTGACCCGGCCGCGCCCTGGCAGGGGGGCGTCGTCCGCCACCGCCTGCGCCGGCCCCAAGAAGCCGAAGGCGGTGCGAAAGACGGCACGCTGGCCGATTTTGACCTCGGCTCTGGCTGCCGCCTGGTCGCCGGCGCCGATGTCGATCACCAGATCGCTGGTTTTGGGCACGGTGCGGTCGTCATCGCCGCCGCCAAAGTGGATGGGGCGCAGCCCGATGACGCCGGGCAGCTGCTTTGGCCCCACCTGAACGCTGCTCCCCAGCAGGGTGCGCGGGTTGACGCCGCCGCTTTCGAGCACGTGCAAAAAGCCGTCGTCGTCGATGGCATTGACCAGGAAGGCAACTTCGTCCATGTGGGCGGTGGCCGCCACCCGCAGCCTGGAGCCGCCCGTCCCGCGTTTGAGGGCGATAAGGTTGCCCATGC
Coding sequences within:
- a CDS encoding M20/M25/M40 family metallo-hydrolase; amino-acid sequence: MKDLIRELVAAYGPSGFEDEVRAIILRHARPWADEVKTDTMGNLYVRKRGDGSGRRIMLAAHMDEIGLIVTHREENGLLRFAAVGYVTPKILLGGRVRFANGALGVVSHDGGIRAELMDGELPEIGRWYIDVGEAECGVGEVAAFVRPYDEMGSRIVGGGLDDRVGCAVLVEVLRRLKSSPHDLTFTFTVQEEFGTRGAGVAAFELEPDIGLAIDLTATGDTPRPATRLAARLGGGPAIKVADSGMIAHPRLREALVQTARQHDIPYQLEVFPHGYTDAAAIQTVRGGVIAGGVLIPCRYLHTHSEMVAEADIEHAVQLLVAFLGQPWPPDGREA
- a CDS encoding M20/M25/M40 family metallo-hydrolase — translated: MSTLTVGLLRRLSETPGAPGDEGAVRDLIAGVLHPLVDELSLDRMGNLIALKRGTGGSRLRVAATAHMDEVAFLVNAIDDDGFLHVLESGGVNPRTLLGSSVQVGPKQLPGVIGLRPIHFGGGDDDRTVPKTSDLVIDIGAGDQAAARAEVKIGQRAVFRTAFGFLGPAQAVADDAPLPGRGRVKGKAFDDRLGCLTLIGLLAAERQPFDFFGIFTVQEEIGLRGAYGAGHHLAPDVVLVLEGTVCDDLPGPLNADRPPPTTRLGHGPALTQRDRSAIAHPRLLQHLIRTAADHGLPYQFKQPAVGGTDAAGYGRHRPVPIAIVSTPCRYIHGPAAVAELSDLHNGLALLRAALPGIDGLFDQKETIT
- a CDS encoding DUF11 domain-containing protein yields the protein MLVALAGLLLLGREATQSAPSPGVHLTDTRPNGLTLTLEAPAFTLSPSPTVPGAQRLTVADPTYGFTGAPGQARLPAQSVLIGIPVDAEVSLRLIEDRVQTAKAAVWLEPIPFEQPESAAEDEAASAEPTYIGTEQVYPATATTTADYAPVVLAEPGFLRDQRLVRLTFQPFEYRANRELRLHQRLRVEVTFSRTPSPSPARPDPYFEPLFRQSLINYEQARVWRQPAASLSPAALAAPAAPVSGGGLPPTRLRIHTDREGIYAITYNDIAATGANLSKIVPRTFRLESQGVERAIVVEGEADGRFDPGDVILFFGQGSTSRYTRERVYWLSWGAGEGLRMSGRNVEPQRGGDLVSGYVQTDHIERNTTYLSSVPPSGEADRWYWDRYQVGGRNPIDTLTYTVPITAPLPGLTATLRVTARGFTTWFGIDPDHRLVFYVNDQQVGSDAWDGQEMMDETMSFPSEWLHEGDNVIKVFAPDDTGASTDVGYVNFFRLTYPRQLQALDDRLIFSRDQGGRDLFQVGSFAGEPVEAYDLSDPTRPIRLEGGVLAGGVFSFSDDSPAATRFLTQTPARRLRPAAISGDAATTYRSPDNQADYLIISHADFLNAIAPLGAYRQSQGLRVLIIDVQDIYDEFSDGEATPEAIRSFLDYAFHNWQAPAPAYVLLVGDGTYDPLNYKGSDKKNYIPPLLALVDPFLKETATDNRLVTVAGADALPDLYIGRFPANSPAEVTTMVNKTVQYETQPWPGDWKNRVLFVADNADTAGDFAALSDQVADHLLPAGAYADEKQKIYLGVTHTSSIAARSDIISAFNSGLFLSNYTGHGQVQHWASEFVFRVEDSSNLANGPRLPVHLSMTCLDGRFHEIGGDSQAETLLRNPSGGAVAVWAATGLGVAHGHDFMHRGFYSALFQHGQTNLGALVEAGKLELYTGDALGIFQDLLDTFVLLGDPALNLGLAATDLAIEPVAGPAQPLAPGDLLALRYRVRNLGQMPAPDVSVAVSLPPLSDLTASSESGPVTIEPGPPSRFGLGEIKAGASVELKITGVLAEGAALGAFAVSAEASASWQDGNPANNISPQLLIQIIGPDAGEPNDIRQQANTLTIPGRLVERSYYPANDQDWFSFVAEAGVHYRFATEGLSPGGDTLLVLYDADGRELRRSDNAGPGAPWSVIDWQAPTGGVFYVMVTRPHSVDAAGSFLYDLAATRDFQHFLPVLRFDKEKPPATATATATPTPTRTPTPTPTFTPTPQPTATPTPRPTATPGGEVCMPSLESVLPLSGAPKALIATGNRVLVGLYDISAVAVVDDQTQDVLGSHTSGGVLPNGLAVWNNRYYVSHRNDNSVSIFDLSDDRLLTRFNVGAMPWGLAVGADNRLYVANFDSDTVTIHDPISGARTNTVALSGRPSLVLSYNGRIWVTRQEGATGLVSISAGGAIVTQMAGVPAGATYMAADGRTGLLYVSHPGLGRIYVVDTNLGKVTATFVAPGAPYALTVNTATDQLYAVDAARSVLYVLDLATGAFLGQMSVGLQTVEHGGQGLALLNGRLYVANDFERTVTVYRAGSCAN
- a CDS encoding OsmC family peroxiredoxin — protein: MAVRHAEAIWHGTLKEGAGTMKVASGYFDVPFTFGSRFEEDKGTNPEELIGAAHAGCFSMFLSSLLTNAGYPPTRVHTTATVHLRQGPTITLIELKTEVSAPGLEDARLQELAIEAKSKCPVSKALAGGPEIQLTAQLV
- a CDS encoding CBS domain-containing protein; amino-acid sequence: MLVRDAMTPHPITISPQMTLPEIDKIFREHRIRRAPVMDNGRLVGIISDHDLMANLPSPATTLSRWEVNALLDKLQARDFMTHPVYVIAPDCPLEEVARVMNEKKFGAMPVMEGDQLVGIVTESDIFRTFVSMLSGGDVPGLRFELRAERQTGVVAETARLVNEHGGRVITLVTVNEADGLHKRLLVKEEGANAEALRQALAASDIEVLDIRQRRQCSVFAVG